Proteins co-encoded in one Epinephelus moara isolate mb chromosome 13, YSFRI_EMoa_1.0, whole genome shotgun sequence genomic window:
- the unk gene encoding RING finger protein unkempt homolog isoform X2 yields the protein MSKTHSQPPPSSAATTTGGPSSSSSSSPAGGSTSPATVLNVQPEKPQHYTYLKEFRTEQCPLFVQHKCTQHRPFSCFHWHFLNQRRRRPIRRRDGTFNYSPDVYCTKYDEGTGTCPDGDECPFLHRTAGDTERRYHLRYYKTGSCIHETDAKGHCSKNGSHCAFAHGSHDLRSPVYDIREVQVMESQGGSGPTEGGGGDGQSGQAASTALIEKILSEEPRWQDNNYVLSHYKTELCKKPPRLCRQGYACPYYHNSKDRRRSPHKHKYRALPCPAVKQSEEWGDPSKCEGAEGCQYCHTRTEQQFHPEIYKSTKCNDMQQCGSCPRGPFCAFAHVERPFVPDEPPFPTPSSPPPPRPPDPLPAQEASSSPSRHNMGSGPSSSSVSDPFSPPAGSCVAEQGLLGNVLSLCEDMSGRTEPLSPWAGEGGYGRAPGFEREDQAKQRSFALEQRNRELATAQSKQDLLVFLPVGSPLSLSSSIPSSLAATPPSPAPLGPPGSSISSGMNANALPFYPTSETVESVVESALDDLDLNDFGVSALERSLESSSALPNVGVMLGGSQFQSSAPVNIPGSFSSSAPFSSPSPSPPIRPHTSPFFSTHLSQPGQSESTFLGPSHSSLGLNGMSTNIWEHFPSGQGSPGTPPTLLPSGPCAETSRLKQELEEAHRALKQWGHSWRHTAQVVVGCAEGRCRGVTCPCSTVSHGSRESQASGGGGTETGFSPAGGARELKEWRKPPSSTASTPVTTQTAFGVSPQFAGSTL from the exons ATGTCTAAAACGCACTCTCAGCCCCCGCCATCATCGGCAGCGACGACCACCGGGGGACCCTCCTCGTCCTCTTCGTCTTCGCCCGCAGGGGGCTCGACATCTCCCGCAACCGTGTTGAACGTGCAGCCCGAGAAACCTCAACATTACAC ATATCTGAAGGAGTTCAGAACTGAGCAGTGCCCCCTGTTCGTACAGCATAAATGTACACAACACAGGcctttttcctgtttccactggCACTTCCTGAACCAGCGGCGCCGCAGACCCATCCGCAGACGGGACGGGACCTTTAACTACAGTCCAGATGTTTACTGTACCAAATATGATGAGGGAACAGGCACCTGCCCTGATGGAGATGA ATGCCCTTTTCTACATCGAACAGCAGGTGACACAGAACGGAGATACCACCTCCGCTATTATAAGACAGGATCATGTATACACGAAACAGATGCAAAAGGCCACTGCAGCAAAAACGGCTCCCACTGTGCCTTCGCACATGGATCACATGACCTGCGCAGCCCTGTTTATGATATCAG AGAAGTGCAGGTAATGGAGTCTCAGGGAGGCTCCGGGCCCacagagggaggtggaggagatggacagTCGGGTCAGGCAGCTAGTACAGCCCTCATAGAGAAGATCCTGAGTGAGGAACCACGCTGGCAAG ATAACAACTATGTGCTGTCCCACTACAAGACAGAACTCTGCAAGAAACCACCCCGTCTGTGCCGTCAAGGTTACGCCTGTCCGTACTACCACAACAGCAAAGACAGGAGACGCAGCCCGCACAAGCACAAATACAG AGCGTTGCCATGTCCAGCTGTGAAACAGAGCGAGGAATGGGGGGATCCCAGTAAATGTGAGGGAGCAGAGGGATGTCAGTATTGCCACACAAGGACAGAACAGCAGTTTCACCCAGAG ATCTATAAATCCACTAAGtgtaatgacatgcagcagtgTGGCAGCTGTCCCAGAGGGCCCTTCTGTGCCTTTGCTCATGTTGAAA GGCCCTTTGTTCCAGACGAACCACCGTTCCCCACACCCAgctcccctccaccccccagACCTCCAGACCCTCTTCCTGCCCAGGAAGCCTCTTCAAGTCCCAGCAGACACAACATGGGGTCTGGGCCTTCTTCTAGTTCTGTTTCAGACCCCTTCTCCCCACCTGCAGGGTCGTGTGTAGCGGAGCAGGGACTGCTGGGTaatgttttgtctctgtgtgaggACATGAGTGGAAGAACAGAGCCTCTGTCTCCTTGGGCAGGAGAGGGAGGATACGGCAGAGCACCGGGATTTGAGAGGGAGGATCAG GCAAAGCAAAGGAGTTTTGCTCTTGAGCAGCGCAACAGAGAATTGGCAACAGCACAAAGCAAACAG GACTTGTTAGTGTTTCTGCCTGTGGGAAGCCCTTTGAGTTTGTCTTCCAGCATCCCCTCCAGTCTGGCTGCCACGCCGCCCAGTCCCGCCCCTCTCGGACCCCCAGGATCCAGCATCTCCTCAGGCATGAACGCTAACGCCCTGCCCTTTTACCCCACCAGTGAGACTGTGGAGTCAGTTGTCG AGTCAGCCTTGGATGATCTCGACCTGAATGATTTTGGTGTGTCGGCGTTGGAGAGGAGCTTGGAGAGCAGCTCAGCTCTGCCCAATGTGGGAGTTATGCTGG GAGGTAGCCAGTTTCAGAGTTCTGCCCCCGTCAATATCCCAGGATCCTTTAGCAGCTCTGCACCTTTTAGCTCCCCGTCACCATCTCCCCCAATCAGGCCGCACACCTCACCGTTTTTTTCTACTCACCTGTCACAACCTGGCCAATCAGAAAGCACTTTCTTGGGACCATCTCATAGCTCTTTAG GTCTGAATGGTATGAGCACTAATATCTGGGAGCATTTTCCATCAGGCCAGGGCTCCCCTGGTACACCCCCCACCCTCCTGCCCTCTGGCCCCTGTGCAGAGACTTCCAGGCTCAAACAGGAGCTGGAAGAAGCTCATAGGGCACTGAAGCAGTGGGGTCACAGCTGGAGACACACAGCTCAGGTAG tcGTGGGCTGCGCTGAAGGCAGATGCAGAGGAGTCACGTGCCCATGCAGCACGGTTAGCCATGGAAGCAGAGAGAGCCAGGCAAGCGGAGGAGGAGGCACAGAGACAGGCTTCTCTCCTGCAGGAGGCGCTAGAGAGCTTAAGGAGTGGAGAAAACCCCCATCTAGCACTGCATCAACTCCAGTTACTACACAGACTGCCTTTGGAGTCAGTCCTCAGTTTGCAGGCTCAACTCTGTAG
- the unc13d gene encoding protein unc-13 homolog D — protein sequence MSSQSEPTSAGANLLQTPEQEHGFSRHRQSSPVRKLGLTRKSRDRRDFKEDLNPEEKARRHKEQELKPLYKELLYTIAHKMGKPSSTEVFTDSQLHQYIMEAFTMTESEHKSLTEKVQSTEPPVYCLMATVKEAKGILGKDVTGFSDPYCLLTIMEDEAESRTRRSRAKPCKSIVKDAVSDDKIYQSEIKKQTLNPIWNQTFVLEFGDIAGASFHLEMWDKDEEVSLTQKLEEIKTNFNSLRRMIKEAKKEKGTDDFLGNVVLKLQDLHCTEDNWYNLEPRTETYPDRGQCHLNLKFIHKARDGTLSAGRNAYINYCGILQQFVQAYISKQQSSAPWKGALCGEAQTLLELYATQNDLSPFLQDLAKWVAYSKLYQSLEVDSSVLLQQLTSIEYHWHQQELPYQQKQELGDSLHGFLQYGLCLVAKYRDIFPPTPSATPKLHTLLRILVQICKTQAFQKLNPAQFELHDEVGDAIQTGTQEWFTIKRGLHQPMTKELSEIVNALSRLIGEVQEDIKHNKDAWNRVFVSAVQVDVFTVVYKKFDSLLAKEVRETLSLIEGQMEQTLANSLFPVYLSLQAIHKDKAFLQKRGLLELTNFQEGFREALPYWLNQAFSTTQDRVERAVQVDQLQPLQSGAVPIKHSSSAVDLVACIQPICQLWEQLSWPDPEEAFMLMVKLTEDVCKIVVNYCHILKERVRVLSENSDHGSAINMLCVVVNDLEHLRSVLTKLPTQLNWAGLRERTQNVIGESQFQNTLPSQLQQAQSVLGREIRSALDTLGKKLNTDIETHVRSMSTRRRIPSKSTEDAVSPLMRYLEQELHYMNENLVQENFNSLLTPLWNNSVKILYQGATKHPQQEGLMVFCQRLLYTLQCLEECFHAGGNGLPLGTLHSDEYKALKSHLTHNSLSSWQLVEKFLEKKIREQRDYIGEKYGAVTLLTSYRRSDERLRVEVLNAVNLLPMDSNGLSDPFVQLCLEPNHVFREVEPRCTQIKSCDLNPLFDEVFEFLVTLDQCQAPGACLVVTVLDHDTLRTDDFEGEAFLALKDIPGVGKEDATPAQMRLPLIHPKPNEDSILKLLESRRGEREAQAYVKKRRQREKQSQEGIQL from the exons CAAGGAGCTGTTGTACACCATCGCTCATAAGATGGGTAAACCGTCATCAACTGAGGTCTTCACAGATAGCCAGCTCCACCAGTACATTATGGAG GCTTTCACTATGACAGAGTCAGAACACAAAAGCCTGACAGAGAAAGTGCAGAGCACAGAG CCCCCAGTATACTGCCTCATGGCCACTGTAAAGGAAGCCAAGGGAATCCTCGGAAAAGACGTCACTG GTTTCAGTGACCCATACTGCCTGCTGACCATAATGGAGGATGAAGCAGAGAGCCGAACACGCCGGTCCAGAGCCAAACCCTGTAAATCGATTGTAAAGGATGCTGTATCCGATGACAAAATCTACCAGTCAGAAATAAAGAAGCAGACTCTGAACCCTATCTGGAACCAAACCTTTGTACT AGAGTTTGGAGACATCGCCGGTGCCAGCTTCCACCTCGAGATGTG GGATAAGGACGAAGAGGTTTCACTCACTCAGAAACTAGAGGAGATCAAAACCAACTTTAATAGTTTACGAAG GATGATCAAGGAGGCCAAAAAGGAGAAGGGCACAGATGACTTTTTGGGAAATGTGGTCCTTAAACTACAG GATCTCCACTGTACTGAAGACAACTGGTACAATCTGGAGCCCAGAACAGAGACATATCCTGACCGCGGCCAGTGCCACCTGAATCTCAAGTTCATCCATAAAGCG AGAGACGGGACACTGAGTGCTGGTCGTAATGCTTACATCAACTACTGTGGGATTCTGCAGCAGTTTGTTCAGGCTTACATCTCCAAGCAACAG AGTTCTGCTCCCTGGAAAGGGGCACTGTGTGGCGAGGCTCAGACTCTGCTGGAGCTTTACGCTACTCAGAATGACCTCTCACCTTTTCTTCAGGACCTGGC GAAGTGGGTGGCCTACAGCAAGCTGTACCAGAGTTTAGAGGTGGACTCGTCTGTGCTGCTCCAACAGCTAACCAGTATAGAGTACCACTGGCATCAGCAGGAGCTGCCATACCAACAG AAACAGGAACTTGGGGACTCTCTGCATGGTTTCCTGCAGTACGGGCTGTGTCTGGTGGCCAAATACAGAGACATCTTCCCCCCAACTCCCAGTGCTACTCCGAAACTACACACACTGCTCAG gaTCTTGGTCCAGATCTGTAAGACTCAGGCGTTTCAGAAACTGAACCCAGCTCAGTTTGAGTTACATGATGAGGTCGGCGATGCAATACAG ACAGGTACACAGGAATGGTTTACCATCAAGAGGGGTTTGCATCAGCCAATGACAAAG GAACTGTCAGAGATTGTGAACGCCCTCTCCAGGTTGATTGGGGAAGTGCAGGAagacataaaacacaacaaGGATGCCTGGAATAGGGTATTTGTCAG TGCCGTGCAAGTGGATGTGTTCACTGTCGTCTATAAGAAGTTTGACTCCCTG CTTGCAAAGGAAGTGAGGGAAACCTTATCCCTGATTGAGGGTCAGATGGAGCAGACTCTAGCCAACAGCCTGTTCCCTGTTTACCTGAGCCTGCAGGCCATCCACAAAGACAAGGCTTTCTTACAGAAAAG AGGATTACTTGAGTTGACAAACTTTCAAGAGGGCTTCAGAGAGGCTCTGCCTTACTGGCTGAACCAGGCGTTCAGCACAACTCAGGACAGGGTGGAGAGGGCGGTCCAGGTAGACCAG CTCCAGCCCCTGCAGTCTGGTGCTGTGCCTATAAAACACAGCTCCTCAGCAGTGGACCTGGTGGCATGTATCCAACCCATCTGCCAGCTGTGGGAGCAGCTGTCCTGGCCCGACCCAGAAGAGGCCTTCATGCTCATGGTTAAACTCACTGAG gatgTGTGTAAGATTGTGGTGAACTACTGTCACATCCTGAAAGAGAGAGTCAGGGTGCTGTCTGAGAACTCCGACCACGGCAGTGCCATCAACATG tTGTGTGTGGTGGTGAATGACTTGGAGCACTTACGGTCAGTGCTGACCAAACTACCTACACAGCTGAACTGGGCGGGGCTTCGAGAACGGACCCAAAATGTGATAGGGGAGAGCCAGTTCCAAAACACTCTGCCCTCGCAGCTACAGCAAGCCCAGAGTGTCCTCGGCCGAGAGATTCGCTCCGCTTTAGACACTCTTGGGAAAAAG TTAAACACAGACATTGAGACTCACGTCCGAAGCATGTCAACCAGGCGTAGGATTCCCTCCAAGTCTACAGAGGAT GCTGTATCGCCTTTGATGCGCTACCTGGAGCAAGAGCTGCACTATATGAATGAAAACCTGGTTCAAGAGAACTTCAATAG TCTTCTGACTCCATTGTGGAATAACTCAGTGAAGATACTCTACCAGGGGGCTACTAAGCATCCACAGCAAGAAGGGCTCATGGTGTTCTGCCAGAGACTGCTGTATACACTGCAG TGTCTGGAGGAGTGCTTCCACGCTGGGGGCAATGGGCTCCCTCTGGGTACACTCCACTCTGATGAGTACAAA GCTCTCAAATCCCACCTGACTCACAACTCTCTGAGCAGCTGGCAGCTTGTGGAGAAGTTCCTTGAAAAGAAAATAAGGGAGCAG AGGGATTACATTGGAGAGAAATATGGTGCAGTCACTCTCCTCACGTCCTACAGGAGATCAGACGAAAGACTCAGAGTTGAGGTGTTGAATGCAGTCAACCTCTTACCAATGGACTCTAACG GTTTAAGCGATCCCTTTGTGCAGCTGTGTCTGGAGCCTAACCATGTTTTTCGGGAGGTAGAGCCTCGCTGCACTCAGATCAAAAGCTGTGATCTCAACCCCCTTTTTGATGAGGTCTTTGAATT TCTGGTAACCCTGGATCAGTGCCAGGCTCCAGGGGCTTGCCTGGTGGTGACAGTTCTGGACCACGACACCTTGAGGACAGATGACTTTGAAGGAGAGGCCTTCCTGGCCCTCAAGGACATACCAGGAGTTGGTAAAGAGGACGCCACCCCCGCTCAGATGCGACTGCCTCTGATACATCCTAAACCTAATG AGGACAGCATTCTGAAGTTACTGGAGTCCAGGAGAGGAGAGCGAGAGGCTCAGGCCTATGTGAAGAAgcgaagacagagagagaaacagtccCAGGAGGGGATTCAACtgtaa
- the unk gene encoding RING finger protein unkempt homolog isoform X1 — translation MSKTHSQPPPSSAATTTGGPSSSSSSSPAGGSTSPATVLNVQPEKPQHYTYLKEFRTEQCPLFVQHKCTQHRPFSCFHWHFLNQRRRRPIRRRDGTFNYSPDVYCTKYDEGTGTCPDGDECPFLHRTAGDTERRYHLRYYKTGSCIHETDAKGHCSKNGSHCAFAHGSHDLRSPVYDIREVQVMESQGGSGPTEGGGGDGQSGQAASTALIEKILSEEPRWQDNNYVLSHYKTELCKKPPRLCRQGYACPYYHNSKDRRRSPHKHKYRALPCPAVKQSEEWGDPSKCEGAEGCQYCHTRTEQQFHPEIYKSTKCNDMQQCGSCPRGPFCAFAHVERPFVPDEPPFPTPSSPPPPRPPDPLPAQEASSSPSRHNMGSGPSSSSVSDPFSPPAGSCVAEQGLLGNVLSLCEDMSGRTEPLSPWAGEGGYGRAPGFEREDQAKQRSFALEQRNRELATAQSKQDLLVFLPVGSPLSLSSSIPSSLAATPPSPAPLGPPGSSISSGMNANALPFYPTSETVESVVESALDDLDLNDFGVSALERSLESSSALPNVGVMLGGSQFQSSAPVNIPGSFSSSAPFSSPSPSPPIRPHTSPFFSTHLSQPGQSESTFLGPSHSSLGLNGMSTNIWEHFPSGQGSPGTPPTLLPSGPCAETSRLKQELEEAHRALKQWGHSWRHTAQSWAALKADAEESRAHAARLAMEAERARQAEEEAQRQASLLQEALESLRSGENPHLALHQLQLLHRLPLESVLSLQAQLCSCLHAVEQVVYRKQRQCCVTCGEQGSVSLPCGHGLQCESCSTSTECPLCPEQTLEQQLS, via the exons ATGTCTAAAACGCACTCTCAGCCCCCGCCATCATCGGCAGCGACGACCACCGGGGGACCCTCCTCGTCCTCTTCGTCTTCGCCCGCAGGGGGCTCGACATCTCCCGCAACCGTGTTGAACGTGCAGCCCGAGAAACCTCAACATTACAC ATATCTGAAGGAGTTCAGAACTGAGCAGTGCCCCCTGTTCGTACAGCATAAATGTACACAACACAGGcctttttcctgtttccactggCACTTCCTGAACCAGCGGCGCCGCAGACCCATCCGCAGACGGGACGGGACCTTTAACTACAGTCCAGATGTTTACTGTACCAAATATGATGAGGGAACAGGCACCTGCCCTGATGGAGATGA ATGCCCTTTTCTACATCGAACAGCAGGTGACACAGAACGGAGATACCACCTCCGCTATTATAAGACAGGATCATGTATACACGAAACAGATGCAAAAGGCCACTGCAGCAAAAACGGCTCCCACTGTGCCTTCGCACATGGATCACATGACCTGCGCAGCCCTGTTTATGATATCAG AGAAGTGCAGGTAATGGAGTCTCAGGGAGGCTCCGGGCCCacagagggaggtggaggagatggacagTCGGGTCAGGCAGCTAGTACAGCCCTCATAGAGAAGATCCTGAGTGAGGAACCACGCTGGCAAG ATAACAACTATGTGCTGTCCCACTACAAGACAGAACTCTGCAAGAAACCACCCCGTCTGTGCCGTCAAGGTTACGCCTGTCCGTACTACCACAACAGCAAAGACAGGAGACGCAGCCCGCACAAGCACAAATACAG AGCGTTGCCATGTCCAGCTGTGAAACAGAGCGAGGAATGGGGGGATCCCAGTAAATGTGAGGGAGCAGAGGGATGTCAGTATTGCCACACAAGGACAGAACAGCAGTTTCACCCAGAG ATCTATAAATCCACTAAGtgtaatgacatgcagcagtgTGGCAGCTGTCCCAGAGGGCCCTTCTGTGCCTTTGCTCATGTTGAAA GGCCCTTTGTTCCAGACGAACCACCGTTCCCCACACCCAgctcccctccaccccccagACCTCCAGACCCTCTTCCTGCCCAGGAAGCCTCTTCAAGTCCCAGCAGACACAACATGGGGTCTGGGCCTTCTTCTAGTTCTGTTTCAGACCCCTTCTCCCCACCTGCAGGGTCGTGTGTAGCGGAGCAGGGACTGCTGGGTaatgttttgtctctgtgtgaggACATGAGTGGAAGAACAGAGCCTCTGTCTCCTTGGGCAGGAGAGGGAGGATACGGCAGAGCACCGGGATTTGAGAGGGAGGATCAG GCAAAGCAAAGGAGTTTTGCTCTTGAGCAGCGCAACAGAGAATTGGCAACAGCACAAAGCAAACAG GACTTGTTAGTGTTTCTGCCTGTGGGAAGCCCTTTGAGTTTGTCTTCCAGCATCCCCTCCAGTCTGGCTGCCACGCCGCCCAGTCCCGCCCCTCTCGGACCCCCAGGATCCAGCATCTCCTCAGGCATGAACGCTAACGCCCTGCCCTTTTACCCCACCAGTGAGACTGTGGAGTCAGTTGTCG AGTCAGCCTTGGATGATCTCGACCTGAATGATTTTGGTGTGTCGGCGTTGGAGAGGAGCTTGGAGAGCAGCTCAGCTCTGCCCAATGTGGGAGTTATGCTGG GAGGTAGCCAGTTTCAGAGTTCTGCCCCCGTCAATATCCCAGGATCCTTTAGCAGCTCTGCACCTTTTAGCTCCCCGTCACCATCTCCCCCAATCAGGCCGCACACCTCACCGTTTTTTTCTACTCACCTGTCACAACCTGGCCAATCAGAAAGCACTTTCTTGGGACCATCTCATAGCTCTTTAG GTCTGAATGGTATGAGCACTAATATCTGGGAGCATTTTCCATCAGGCCAGGGCTCCCCTGGTACACCCCCCACCCTCCTGCCCTCTGGCCCCTGTGCAGAGACTTCCAGGCTCAAACAGGAGCTGGAAGAAGCTCATAGGGCACTGAAGCAGTGGGGTCACAGCTGGAGACACACAGCTCAG tcGTGGGCTGCGCTGAAGGCAGATGCAGAGGAGTCACGTGCCCATGCAGCACGGTTAGCCATGGAAGCAGAGAGAGCCAGGCAAGCGGAGGAGGAGGCACAGAGACAGGCTTCTCTCCTGCAGGAGGCGCTAGAGAGCTTAAGGAGTGGAGAAAACCCCCATCTAGCACTGCATCAACTCCAGTTACTACACAGACTGCCTTTGGAGTCAGTCCTCAGTTTGCAGGCTCAACTCTGTAGCTGCTTACACGCTGTGGAACAG GTGGTATACAGGAAACAGAGACAGTGCTGTGTGACGTGTGGAGAGCAGGGCTCAGTGTCCCTGCCCTGTGGCCATGGACTACAGTGTGAGAGTTGCTCCACCTCTACAGAGTGCCCGCTCTGCCCTGAACAGACCctggagcagcagctctctTGA